A stretch of the Teretinema zuelzerae genome encodes the following:
- the fliM gene encoding flagellar motor switch protein FliM, which translates to MTEVLSQDEIDQLLTAISAGDTETEDFRPVNDTRKIKIYDFKRPDKFSKEQIRTVSIMHETFARLTTTALSAQLRSMAHVHVASVDQLTYEEFIRSIPTPTTLAVINMDPLKGNAILEIDPSVTFSIIDRLFGGTGKGTKVQRDLTDIEQSVMEGIIVRILANMREAWTQVIDLRPRLGQIETNPQFAQIVPPSEMVVLVTLETKVGEEEGMMNFCIPYITIEPIISKLSSQFWFSSVRRSSTTQYMGVLKEKLSSVDMDVVAEIGTINLPVRDVLNLRVGDIVRLSNVRVGDPFTLSVGSKKKFLCQAGVIGKKVAVQVLKKLADIDQEDFEELSVEGDDTYE; encoded by the coding sequence ATGACAGAAGTTCTTTCGCAGGACGAGATAGACCAGCTCCTCACCGCGATCAGCGCGGGCGATACCGAAACGGAGGATTTCCGTCCGGTTAACGACACGCGCAAAATCAAGATTTACGACTTCAAGCGTCCGGACAAATTTTCGAAAGAACAGATTCGAACCGTATCCATCATGCATGAAACCTTCGCCCGTCTGACGACTACAGCCCTCTCCGCCCAGCTGCGGAGCATGGCCCATGTCCACGTCGCCTCGGTAGACCAGCTGACGTACGAAGAATTTATCCGTTCGATCCCGACCCCTACGACTCTAGCCGTCATCAATATGGATCCGCTCAAGGGTAACGCCATCCTCGAGATCGATCCTTCGGTTACCTTTTCCATCATCGATCGCCTGTTCGGCGGCACGGGAAAGGGCACCAAGGTCCAGCGGGATCTGACGGACATCGAACAATCGGTAATGGAAGGCATCATCGTGCGCATCCTTGCCAATATGCGCGAAGCGTGGACCCAGGTAATCGACCTCCGTCCCCGGCTCGGGCAGATTGAAACCAATCCCCAGTTCGCCCAGATCGTTCCGCCTTCGGAAATGGTCGTCCTCGTCACCCTTGAAACCAAGGTTGGCGAAGAAGAGGGCATGATGAACTTTTGCATTCCTTACATAACCATCGAACCGATCATCTCGAAGCTCTCGAGCCAGTTCTGGTTTTCTTCGGTACGCAGAAGCTCGACCACCCAGTACATGGGCGTTCTAAAAGAAAAACTGTCTTCAGTCGATATGGACGTCGTGGCCGAGATCGGCACGATCAACCTGCCTGTTCGCGACGTGCTCAACCTTCGGGTCGGAGACATCGTGCGTCTTTCTAACGTGCGGGTCGGCGATCCGTTCACCCTGAGCGTCGGAAGCAAGAAAAAATTTCTCTGTCAGGCCGGCGTTATCGGAAAAAAGGTTGCTGTTCAGGTGCTGAAGAAACTGGCCGATATTGATCAGGAAGATTTCGAAGAACTATCTGTAGAAGGAGATGATACCTATGAGTGA
- a CDS encoding flagellar basal body-associated FliL family protein — MSDQDDINLEGGDAGAGEGKKSGGGMLPQLLKWVAIVLGALIFIITVVVVTVNIMGGSGKNQTSIPVSEEYTGLREVLQWYQAVGTIQTRTTDSIPASVVMDVAFGYTFDDKVTPAELSSRLVEIKDFLRSFIQRKTAAELKNEEKIKIEIRNYINDNILSKSKIKDVRFTKYEIVEQ, encoded by the coding sequence ATGAGTGATCAGGACGACATCAATCTGGAAGGCGGAGACGCCGGAGCAGGCGAAGGAAAAAAATCGGGCGGAGGAATGCTGCCCCAGCTCCTGAAATGGGTGGCGATCGTATTGGGCGCCCTTATTTTCATCATAACGGTCGTCGTAGTCACCGTTAACATCATGGGCGGCTCGGGCAAGAATCAAACTTCAATTCCCGTTTCTGAAGAATATACCGGCTTGCGCGAAGTGCTCCAGTGGTATCAGGCTGTGGGCACCATTCAAACGCGCACGACCGATTCCATCCCCGCTTCCGTAGTCATGGACGTCGCGTTCGGCTATACTTTCGACGATAAGGTCACTCCCGCAGAGCTTTCTTCCCGTCTTGTAGAAATCAAGGACTTTCTCCGTTCGTTCATCCAGAGAAAAACAGCTGCGGAACTGAAGAACGAAGAAAAAATCAAGATCGAGATCAGAAATTACATTAACGACAACATCCTTTCTAAATCGAAAATAAAGGATGTACGGTTCACCAAATACGAGATTGTGGAGCAATAA
- the motB gene encoding flagellar motor protein MotB has translation MAKKKREAQAAGSGWLNTYADMVTLMMAFFVMLYDPSEVDITQLATMTASVSNDLTGGGQSLAAGRLSDLGNTINTLPSMEKGKSLGLAVKRAVSLFAPDIKTNKISVTSDERGLVITLAADSFFKVASAELNIEETRDTLLRISQLLSDPAIAGQRFRIEGHTDSGDTDPALWPSNWELSTARAVNVLHYLTDFGAEEARFSVAGYADTRPYYSNDTPEGRAYNRRVDIIILDAGHF, from the coding sequence ATGGCAAAAAAGAAGCGGGAGGCGCAGGCGGCGGGTTCCGGTTGGCTTAATACCTACGCCGATATGGTTACCCTCATGATGGCCTTTTTCGTCATGTTGTACGACCCTTCCGAAGTAGATATCACCCAGCTCGCCACGATGACCGCTTCCGTCAGCAACGATTTGACCGGAGGCGGGCAGTCCCTTGCCGCTGGCCGGCTTTCCGATCTCGGAAACACGATAAACACGCTTCCTTCCATGGAAAAAGGCAAATCTCTCGGACTCGCGGTGAAGCGGGCTGTCAGCCTTTTCGCCCCGGATATAAAGACGAACAAGATTTCGGTGACCAGCGACGAGCGGGGCCTGGTCATAACACTCGCGGCCGATTCGTTTTTCAAAGTTGCGAGCGCAGAATTAAACATTGAAGAAACCCGCGATACCCTGTTGCGGATCAGCCAGCTCCTGTCGGACCCGGCAATCGCGGGGCAGCGCTTCAGGATCGAAGGACACACCGATTCCGGAGATACGGATCCCGCTCTCTGGCCCAGCAATTGGGAGCTTTCGACCGCTCGAGCGGTGAACGTGCTTCATTATCTGACCGATTTCGGAGCCGAAGAAGCCCGCTTCTCGGTCGCGGGATACGCGGATACGCGGCCGTACTATTCGAACGACACCCCCGAAGGCAGGGCGTACAATCGCCGCGTAGATATAATTATTCTGGACGCGGGTCATTTTTGA
- a CDS encoding motility protein A, with protein sequence MDIASFIGIFGGLGVVAFGAFSGGSLGGLIDIPSLFITGGGSFLCLFTTYPLSYVLGIFNVMGRVFKTFDFGEKALVQKLVSFSEKARREGILALEEEIQDLDDEFMRAGLRLVVDGTDGEVIRTLMENELNQMEGRHMVWITLVNAWATLAPGFGMLGTVIGLIGMLSNLEDKSSLGPNMAVSLVTTLYGSMMQNWLFVPISGKLGYQNSMEVKSREMVIEGVLSIQAGDNPRILAQKMLTYLTPKDRKAIESDVMKD encoded by the coding sequence ATGGATATAGCGTCATTTATCGGTATATTCGGCGGACTCGGCGTTGTTGCGTTCGGCGCGTTTTCCGGAGGTTCTCTCGGCGGCCTCATCGATATCCCTTCTCTGTTCATCACGGGCGGAGGATCATTCCTCTGCCTCTTCACAACCTATCCTCTGTCGTATGTTCTCGGCATTTTCAACGTTATGGGCCGGGTCTTCAAAACCTTCGATTTCGGCGAAAAAGCCCTGGTTCAAAAACTCGTGTCCTTCTCCGAGAAAGCGCGCCGCGAAGGCATTCTCGCTCTGGAAGAGGAAATCCAGGATCTCGACGACGAGTTCATGCGCGCCGGCCTCCGCCTGGTTGTCGACGGAACGGACGGCGAGGTCATCCGCACGCTCATGGAGAACGAGCTTAACCAGATGGAAGGCCGACACATGGTCTGGATTACACTCGTCAACGCATGGGCGACCCTCGCTCCTGGTTTCGGAATGCTTGGAACTGTTATCGGCCTTATCGGTATGCTTTCGAACCTCGAGGACAAGAGTTCTCTCGGTCCGAACATGGCCGTCTCTCTCGTTACTACCCTCTACGGTTCGATGATGCAGAACTGGCTCTTCGTACCGATTTCCGGAAAGCTCGGCTATCAGAATTCTATGGAAGTGAAGTCGAGAGAGATGGTCATTGAGGGCGTTCTCTCAATCCAGGCCGGAGACAATCCCCGCATCCTCGCGCAGAAGATGCTCACCTATCTGACGCCGAAAGACCGCAAAGCGATCGAATCAGATGTTATGAAAGATTAA
- a CDS encoding flagellar FlbD family protein — protein MISVTQLNGKQYWINPHQIELIEANPDVTLVMLSGKHLVVREKPEQVIDSIVEYRRRIGAFKNEE, from the coding sequence ATGATATCTGTAACGCAATTGAACGGAAAACAGTACTGGATTAATCCCCATCAAATCGAATTGATTGAAGCGAATCCGGATGTTACTCTGGTAATGCTTTCCGGCAAACATCTCGTGGTGCGTGAAAAACCCGAACAGGTCATAGACAGCATCGTAGAATACAGGCGCCGGATCGGCGCGTTTAAAAATGAGGAGTAG
- the flgE gene encoding flagellar hook protein FlgE, with the protein MMRSLYSGVSGMQNHQTRMDVLGNNIANVNTTGFKRGRVNFQDLLSQQMSGAARPTDELGGVNPKEVGLGMNVASIDTIHTQGSLQTTGIQTDIAIQGNGFFVMKSGEKTYFTRAGTFGVDSEGTLVNPANGMRVQGWQAQDVDGQFILNTSAQTEDLSIPVGQKISARATTSVNYACNLDKRLPEIPEGASRADVINSTWATSFKIYDDFGEEHQLEVSFTRVPGTQNQWQATALVDPQNADATATRVGVGTTDGTANTFIVNFDNFGKLAGIQDSAGNASAAAGQVVIQASFNVTGANADETGAPRRQTFNINLGEIGSTVNTVTQFAERSSTKAYEQDGYTMGYLENFKIDQSGTITGVYSNGANRTLGQIALAGFANQGGLEKAGENTYMQSNNSGVANVSVSGVAGKGKLIAGALEMSNVDLTEQFTDLIVTQRGFQASSKTIQTSDTLLDTVLNLKR; encoded by the coding sequence ATGATGAGATCGCTTTATTCCGGCGTTTCCGGAATGCAAAACCACCAGACCAGAATGGATGTTCTGGGAAACAATATCGCCAACGTCAATACAACCGGCTTCAAGCGGGGCCGCGTCAATTTCCAGGATCTGCTTTCTCAGCAGATGTCCGGAGCGGCACGTCCCACTGACGAACTCGGCGGCGTCAACCCCAAGGAAGTCGGGCTCGGCATGAACGTCGCGAGCATCGACACCATCCACACCCAGGGCTCGCTGCAAACCACCGGCATACAAACCGACATCGCGATCCAGGGGAACGGCTTTTTTGTCATGAAATCCGGAGAAAAAACCTATTTTACCCGCGCCGGCACCTTCGGAGTCGACAGCGAGGGAACCCTCGTCAATCCCGCCAACGGAATGAGGGTTCAGGGCTGGCAGGCTCAGGACGTCGACGGGCAGTTCATTCTGAACACTTCAGCCCAGACCGAAGACCTCTCCATTCCGGTTGGACAGAAGATTTCCGCCCGCGCGACTACAAGCGTCAACTACGCGTGCAATCTAGATAAACGCCTTCCCGAGATTCCGGAAGGGGCTTCCCGCGCCGACGTCATTAATTCAACCTGGGCGACCAGCTTCAAGATCTACGACGATTTTGGCGAAGAGCACCAGCTTGAGGTGTCCTTTACTCGCGTACCCGGTACCCAGAATCAGTGGCAGGCAACCGCCCTTGTCGATCCGCAGAACGCCGACGCCACCGCTACGCGGGTCGGCGTAGGCACTACCGACGGAACGGCCAATACCTTCATCGTCAATTTCGACAACTTCGGCAAGCTGGCCGGAATCCAGGATTCAGCCGGCAACGCGTCCGCCGCGGCGGGGCAGGTAGTCATCCAGGCTTCCTTCAATGTAACCGGAGCTAATGCCGACGAAACGGGAGCTCCCCGCAGACAAACCTTCAACATCAATCTTGGCGAAATCGGCTCGACGGTGAATACGGTCACCCAGTTCGCCGAGCGGAGTTCCACTAAGGCCTACGAGCAGGACGGCTACACGATGGGGTATCTTGAAAACTTCAAGATCGATCAGTCGGGAACCATCACCGGCGTGTACTCGAACGGAGCTAACCGCACGCTCGGCCAGATCGCGCTGGCAGGATTCGCGAACCAGGGCGGACTCGAAAAGGCGGGAGAGAACACCTACATGCAGTCTAACAACTCCGGCGTCGCGAATGTCAGCGTATCCGGAGTGGCGGGGAAGGGGAAGCTCATCGCCGGAGCCCTTGAAATGAGCAACGTCGATCTGACGGAGCAGTTTACCGATCTGATCGTCACCCAGCGCGGTTTCCAGGCTAGTTCGAAGACTATTCAAACCTCGGACACGCTTTTGGATACCGTGTTGAATCTGAAACGCTAA
- the flgD gene encoding flagellar hook assembly protein FlgD, with product MDIGSMLTGSSLNTAMSSKDHAVTQLQVDTFNKTLAVNGRTAKTELGKDDFLQLLIAQLSHQDPTAPMEDTQFIAQMAQFTSLEQMTNMSSGFTRLTSLLTGSEAASAVGRNVDIEIDDSKVSGQITAATRGDYPQVQVNGSWYDWSAVKTVYAQNGGTSL from the coding sequence ATGGACATCGGATCAATGTTAACCGGAAGTTCGCTCAATACGGCCATGTCATCGAAAGACCATGCCGTGACGCAGCTTCAGGTGGACACATTCAACAAGACGCTTGCGGTCAACGGAAGGACAGCCAAGACGGAACTCGGCAAGGATGATTTTCTCCAGCTCCTCATCGCACAGTTGTCCCACCAGGATCCTACTGCGCCGATGGAGGATACTCAGTTCATCGCGCAGATGGCCCAATTCACGAGCCTTGAGCAAATGACGAACATGAGTTCAGGCTTTACGCGTTTGACTTCTCTTCTTACGGGATCCGAAGCCGCGAGCGCCGTCGGCCGCAACGTCGACATCGAAATCGACGATTCGAAAGTTTCAGGCCAGATTACCGCGGCAACCCGCGGAGACTATCCGCAAGTCCAGGTTAACGGTTCCTGGTACGACTGGTCTGCAGTCAAGACCGTATATGCACAAAACGGGGGTACTTCATTATGA
- a CDS encoding flagellar hook-length control protein FliK: protein MIQTLDLQLPVAADKIAESTRKGLEGKTGAESVRKGSSFLALIEKMIAGSMEGAYAERGAEDSMSVPENAASGLKKGSKGKTSKLVSFNPQTKDAPKGERSLNRNEIDSASPDEALSNLKKNGKKASPLREEVSARTALEAELPLEKPEREDEGARVDGIAHRIDIALKPEIKRNTHTNADEAESGAAGERLSIEADSLSLHARAETSGTEISGTATKKESKARIGLRDERRIEGDSPLRTSETSSTAAETPAQESSIDMSIGFRADASVKSDRGEGMYSRGPAEGGQNSFTRMLSSEISAQSSEFVKAGQIILRDNNSGVIRLTLHPESLGSVQIRLDLSDRKINGKIIVSSQEAWDAFSDNLTGLSEAFTEGGFESAGFDLSWSGEGSSYGKQAEAEAAKISPFYASSIPSVMSDGSSADTRISGITGRSLSGINVFA, encoded by the coding sequence GTGATACAGACGCTTGACCTTCAACTTCCCGTAGCCGCGGATAAAATCGCCGAATCGACGAGGAAGGGATTAGAGGGAAAGACAGGCGCGGAATCTGTACGAAAGGGATCTTCATTCCTCGCGCTCATCGAAAAGATGATCGCCGGTTCCATGGAAGGGGCCTACGCCGAAAGAGGAGCAGAGGACAGCATGTCTGTCCCGGAGAACGCAGCGTCCGGTTTGAAGAAAGGCTCGAAGGGAAAAACCTCGAAGCTCGTTTCTTTCAATCCGCAGACAAAGGACGCGCCGAAGGGAGAACGGTCTCTCAATCGGAACGAAATTGATAGCGCGTCTCCCGATGAAGCGCTATCGAATCTCAAGAAAAACGGAAAAAAGGCATCCCCGCTTCGGGAAGAAGTGTCTGCGCGTACGGCCCTCGAAGCCGAACTTCCGCTCGAAAAACCGGAGCGCGAAGATGAAGGCGCCCGTGTAGACGGAATTGCGCACAGAATCGATATCGCTCTCAAGCCGGAAATCAAACGAAATACTCATACGAACGCGGACGAAGCAGAGTCCGGCGCCGCCGGCGAACGACTGTCGATAGAAGCAGATTCTCTTTCGCTTCATGCGCGGGCAGAAACCTCCGGAACTGAAATCTCCGGAACCGCAACAAAGAAAGAGTCCAAGGCTCGCATCGGTTTGCGCGATGAACGCAGAATAGAAGGCGATTCGCCGTTGCGAACGTCAGAAACGTCTTCGACCGCCGCGGAAACGCCTGCTCAAGAATCCTCGATAGACATGTCCATCGGTTTCCGCGCCGACGCTTCGGTAAAAAGCGACCGGGGCGAAGGAATGTATTCCCGCGGTCCTGCCGAAGGCGGACAGAACTCGTTCACCCGCATGCTGTCGTCCGAGATTTCGGCTCAATCCTCCGAATTCGTCAAAGCCGGACAGATAATACTCCGAGACAACAATTCCGGCGTAATCAGGCTTACCCTGCATCCGGAAAGCCTCGGCAGCGTCCAGATTCGTCTGGACCTGTCGGACCGGAAAATAAACGGAAAAATCATTGTTTCCTCCCAGGAGGCCTGGGACGCCTTCAGCGATAACCTGACCGGGCTCTCTGAAGCCTTTACCGAAGGCGGATTCGAAAGCGCCGGCTTCGATCTTTCCTGGTCCGGAGAGGGCTCTTCCTACGGAAAGCAGGCAGAAGCCGAAGCGGCGAAAATTTCGCCTTTTTACGCATCGTCGATTCCTTCTGTAATGTCGGACGGTTCATCTGCCGATACTCGAATCAGCGGAATCACCGGACGTTCGTTGTCCGGGATAAACGTGTTTGCGTAA
- a CDS encoding periplasmic-type flagellar collar protein FlbB, with the protein MAGRGTIGRVFVLLILILVLATGGILWFDYLGILQSRHIFAPVYSLFGLNPRTGVSTLPVDDGDLDADRIAKRLQAIELRSQELDLREEGLVRKENELLQVSQELDDRLSSVEERERTFNETIRQKEEREANIDQIARYVNGMPPKNAVENLLAMDDQDIIDILRTVESIAAAEGKTSSVAYWFSLMPASRAAEIQRKMANKPLSLP; encoded by the coding sequence GTGGCTGGTCGAGGTACGATAGGACGCGTGTTTGTTCTTCTCATATTGATTCTCGTCCTGGCGACCGGGGGCATCCTGTGGTTCGATTATCTGGGAATCCTCCAGTCCCGGCATATCTTCGCCCCCGTCTATTCGCTGTTCGGCCTGAATCCGAGAACCGGCGTGTCCACGCTTCCGGTGGACGACGGAGACCTCGACGCCGACCGCATCGCCAAACGCCTGCAGGCGATCGAACTGCGCTCGCAGGAGCTCGACCTCCGGGAAGAGGGACTCGTCCGAAAGGAAAACGAACTTTTGCAAGTCTCCCAGGAGCTCGACGACAGGCTCTCGTCCGTAGAAGAGCGGGAGCGCACCTTTAACGAAACCATCAGGCAAAAGGAAGAACGCGAAGCGAATATCGATCAGATAGCCCGCTATGTCAACGGAATGCCTCCCAAAAACGCGGTTGAAAATCTTCTGGCGATGGACGATCAGGATATCATCGATATTCTGAGAACGGTTGAATCGATCGCCGCCGCCGAGGGTAAAACTTCCTCCGTCGCTTACTGGTTCTCCCTTATGCCCGCGTCCCGCGCGGCGGAAATTCAGCGTAAAATGGCCAACAAGCCGCTCTCTCTTCCCTGA
- a CDS encoding TolB family protein codes for MRRLLLLSALLFVSLQWSAFSSAKDPEQVLSTRHFDIIYSPPSEAAALLLAEYADGFADEICSFLNAPLKDRIPVYLDARVEDINGYYTGHPYSRIYLYDTVPLEGSLAVFSDSLLMIFYHELTHAVSLTMRTPFWQLASVVFGDIVSVNQFFTMPLSFIEGVTVSFESAKGEGRLNDDRIQAYLVHERLSGRFLSWKEASGARDVYPGAKTAYIYGGAFSAWLQKEYGMERYARLWKTGSGLHILHPGLRAVFRDAYGETLDSAWTRFSESFALPVLSSRSPETVPGGEKGRFSVLTSGNTGVAWFDPDSGAVTLARDGQKPDRLFRASSGLHRLSFSPDGNFLLVSGVSARGRKIVQEVRVYDVENRRFTGERFSGLRDAAFAGDSRRIVGVRTRSQESSLVLLSRSGGEERTLMTSGLSERPGLVFSPSWMPSGSIAFLGCDGPNRWIGSVDPETGEVSLLTGAIPQVRDLQSLSIKTGDFLSFAWTGPQGLIRWGFYDMNAETFLLQEEDYPGVLHSPVLGPSGDSVVWIADFPDYRRLDRVPLNPASYAEGFPPTEQMDAKPVNRARNPVEGASLGAIEAKPYRGWKWFGDGFFYPLFSSQPLGAGNGEWTGGFAWITSDPGEFATLSFSPVFHVDPRFLEYSLSSAFAFDSCTVSAAVSDRLLPAVSVFDPYRELLFSTGISRTFTAWNYGTSLSSSLNAGVRGFAGGIVGADPYSAEFSTFSAFLSGELEFSDVKTTALQGFPLFRNTSTGWLSAVSGDLILPLPGETPVPALHGLLRMFAPVLPVEISLSASAARGLVFAPDGTWVNADRAREYSAGTKRYIPLFPEYKNAYEAARATDTAFGAVGTLKVLSLEIQEGVPLLPVYFNRFLMEAGYKGALFGFGGDPLWLDSVYGSASLHGTPIIGILSRTVFGAEFQYTVPLRGGSRYWSVGAVFNSDL; via the coding sequence ATGAGACGATTATTACTTCTTTCAGCTCTGCTCTTCGTTTCCCTGCAGTGGTCCGCGTTTTCTTCGGCTAAAGACCCGGAACAGGTGCTCTCCACCCGCCATTTCGACATCATCTATTCGCCGCCCTCCGAAGCGGCGGCCCTGCTTCTGGCCGAATACGCGGACGGCTTCGCAGACGAGATCTGTTCATTTCTGAACGCCCCGTTGAAGGACCGTATCCCCGTCTACCTTGACGCCCGCGTCGAAGACATAAACGGATACTATACCGGGCATCCCTACAGCAGGATATATCTCTACGACACCGTTCCCCTGGAAGGATCCCTCGCGGTATTTTCCGACTCCCTTCTCATGATTTTCTATCACGAACTCACCCACGCCGTGTCCCTGACCATGCGGACTCCGTTCTGGCAGCTCGCATCGGTCGTTTTCGGCGACATCGTTTCCGTGAACCAGTTTTTCACCATGCCCCTCTCCTTCATCGAAGGCGTCACCGTCTCCTTCGAGAGCGCGAAAGGCGAAGGCCGTCTCAACGACGACCGGATACAAGCCTATCTTGTCCATGAGCGGCTTTCCGGCCGTTTCCTGAGCTGGAAGGAAGCCTCGGGCGCCCGCGACGTCTATCCGGGAGCAAAAACCGCCTATATCTACGGCGGCGCATTTTCCGCATGGCTTCAGAAGGAATACGGGATGGAGCGGTACGCCCGGTTATGGAAGACAGGCTCAGGCCTCCACATCCTCCATCCGGGGCTTCGCGCGGTCTTTCGCGATGCCTACGGTGAAACCCTCGACAGCGCATGGACGCGTTTCTCCGAATCCTTCGCCCTGCCGGTTCTCTCTTCCCGCTCTCCTGAAACCGTTCCCGGAGGGGAGAAGGGAAGATTTTCCGTACTAACCTCCGGAAATACTGGAGTCGCCTGGTTCGATCCGGATTCGGGAGCGGTAACTCTGGCGCGGGACGGACAGAAACCGGACCGCCTTTTTCGCGCTTCCTCGGGCCTGCACCGCCTTTCCTTCTCCCCTGACGGCAATTTTCTTCTCGTTTCGGGCGTCTCCGCGCGCGGGCGGAAGATCGTCCAGGAAGTACGCGTCTACGACGTAGAAAACCGGCGGTTTACCGGCGAACGCTTCAGCGGCCTCCGCGACGCCGCCTTCGCCGGCGATTCTCGGCGCATCGTCGGCGTGCGAACCCGCTCCCAGGAATCGAGCCTCGTGCTTCTTTCCCGTTCCGGAGGAGAAGAGCGCACGCTGATGACCTCCGGCCTGTCCGAGCGTCCGGGGCTGGTGTTTTCTCCGTCATGGATGCCTTCCGGCTCGATCGCCTTCCTCGGCTGCGACGGCCCCAACCGCTGGATCGGCTCGGTAGATCCTGAAACCGGAGAAGTCTCGCTGTTGACCGGCGCGATTCCGCAGGTACGCGACCTTCAATCGCTTTCAATCAAAACCGGCGATTTCTTGAGCTTCGCCTGGACAGGACCACAGGGACTCATCCGCTGGGGCTTTTACGATATGAATGCCGAAACCTTTCTTCTCCAAGAGGAGGATTATCCGGGCGTCCTGCATTCACCCGTTCTGGGCCCCTCGGGAGATTCGGTCGTATGGATAGCGGATTTCCCGGATTATCGCCGGCTCGACCGCGTCCCCCTGAATCCCGCCTCTTACGCCGAAGGTTTCCCTCCTACGGAGCAGATGGATGCCAAACCGGTTAACCGCGCCCGGAACCCCGTCGAAGGCGCTTCCCTCGGCGCAATAGAAGCGAAGCCCTACCGTGGCTGGAAATGGTTCGGCGACGGCTTTTTCTATCCCCTCTTTTCCAGCCAGCCCCTCGGAGCGGGAAACGGGGAGTGGACCGGAGGCTTCGCCTGGATAACGTCAGATCCCGGAGAATTCGCGACCCTCTCCTTCAGTCCCGTATTTCATGTCGATCCTCGATTTCTGGAATACTCCCTCTCCTCAGCCTTCGCCTTCGACTCGTGCACGGTATCGGCTGCCGTCTCGGATCGCCTGCTTCCCGCCGTCTCCGTCTTCGATCCCTACCGCGAGCTTCTTTTTTCAACCGGTATTTCCCGAACCTTTACTGCATGGAATTACGGAACGTCCCTGAGTTCTTCGTTGAACGCAGGCGTGCGCGGTTTCGCCGGAGGCATCGTCGGCGCAGACCCGTATTCCGCAGAATTTTCAACGTTTTCGGCCTTCCTCTCCGGAGAGCTTGAATTCTCCGATGTGAAAACAACGGCTTTGCAGGGCTTTCCCCTCTTTAGAAACACGAGCACCGGTTGGCTCTCCGCCGTTTCCGGCGATCTGATTCTCCCCCTTCCGGGCGAAACTCCGGTTCCGGCTCTTCACGGCCTCCTCCGCATGTTTGCGCCTGTTCTTCCCGTAGAAATTTCTCTTTCGGCTTCTGCCGCTCGGGGGCTTGTTTTCGCTCCCGACGGAACCTGGGTTAATGCGGACCGCGCACGTGAATACTCTGCCGGAACAAAGCGCTATATCCCCCTCTTCCCCGAGTACAAGAACGCCTATGAAGCGGCCCGGGCTACCGATACCGCATTCGGTGCGGTAGGAACGCTTAAGGTTCTTTCTCTCGAGATACAAGAGGGAGTCCCCCTGCTTCCCGTGTATTTCAACCGCTTCCTCATGGAAGCCGGGTATAAGGGAGCCCTGTTCGGCTTCGGCGGCGACCCCCTGTGGCTCGACTCCGTATACGGTTCGGCCTCTTTGCACGGAACTCCGATAATCGGCATCCTTTCAAGAACCGTGTTCGGCGCGGAGTTCCAATACACGGTGCCTCTCCGGGGCGGTTCCCGTTATTGGTCCGTAGGCGCCGTGTTCAACTCTGACTTGTGA